From Callithrix jacchus isolate 240 chromosome 15, calJac240_pri, whole genome shotgun sequence, one genomic window encodes:
- the CAMP gene encoding cathelicidin antimicrobial peptide → MGTMKTQRDGPSLGRWSLVLLLLGLTMPLAVTGRILSYQEAVLHAVDGLNQRSLDANLYRLLNLDPRPTMDGDPDTPKPVSFTVKETVCPRTIQRSPEECDFKEDGLVKWCVGTVTLNQAKDSFDISCDKDKRNVARLGDILQKAREKIEGGLKKLVQKIKDFFGKFAPRTES, encoded by the exons ATGGGGACCATGAAGACCCAGAGGGATGGCCCCTCCCTGGGGCGGTGGTcactggtgctgctgctgctgggcctgACCATGCCTCTGGCTGTCACTGGCCGGATCCTCAGCTACCAGGAGGCTGTGCTTCATGCTGTAGATGGTCTCAATCAGCGGTCCTTGGATGCCAACCTCTATCGCCTCCTGAACCTGGACCCAAGGCCCACAATG GATGGGGATCCAGACACCCCGAAGCCTGTGAGCTTCACAGTGAAGGAGACAGTGTGCCCCAGGACAATACAGCGGTCACCGGAGGAGTGTGACTTCAAGGAGGACGGG CTGGTGAAGTGGTGTGTGGGGACAGTGACCCTGAACCAGGCCAAGGACTCCTTTGACATCAGTTGTGATAAG GATAAGAGGAACGTTGCCCGGCTGGGCGATATCCTCCAGAAAGCCAGAGAGAAGATTGAAGGAGGACTTAAAAAACTTGTCCAGAAAATCAAGGATTTTTTTGGGAAGTTTGCACCCAGGACAGAGTCCTAG